The nucleotide window TTGGTgaggtaaatgaaattttcaaagatttagCCATGCTTGTACATGAGCAAGGAGTTATGATCGGTGAGTTTTGTCTCCTccatattgatttatttaaatcccTTGATTTCATGGAAATATTTTTCTCAACTCTCTTAATccaaaatttaacatatgttACTTTTCAGATGACATTAGTTCTAATATTGAGAGCTCTCACTCTGCAACTGTGCAAGGAACCTCTCAACTTGTGAAGGCTTCCAAGACTCAAAAGTCTAATTCATCTCTGGTAAACTATGATTGGTCTATCTATGtctaatattcatttatatgtataGGTAATGTGATGATGTGCCGTATGTTTTTCTTTAAggttataaaatcatatttgtgagaaaaaaaaaaaaaaaagatacttCTTGTGCatataacaaaatgaaattagaaaatCTTATGTTAGTAATTGAGAAAGACAAATCTATGCgtctttattcttttattaaacaCTTCAGCTCCACGGTGAATTTCAACAATCACACCAAATCTACATTTAAGTCATCCGGTTTGTGTTTTGAAACTTCTGTTAAAGTCTGTTCTTAACTTACtatgataattgaattttttgttttcggGTATGATTATGTTACTTAATGCAAACTACTCTGGTGTGTTTCTTTGAATGAGTTCTTGGTTCAGATTTCAAATATAGATTCTACTCGTCAATTTTaggctttttctttttgcttttttataaaaataaaatttgtatattagATGTTTATGAACTACTTTCCtatttctgtttttcttttgaagatgaatttgataaaatgtctATTTTCATGCAGAGTTGCTTGCTGCTTGTGATTTTTGGGATCATTTTACTTATTGTCATTATAATTGTTGTCGCTTAAGTTTCGTCAAGAGTTGATTCAAAGCATAGCTTCCTTGCTGTTTCCCCAGCAGCTTTTGTTCTTAAGACCTCCATTCGTCCCATGTAATTCAAGGCTTTTGGATGTATTCATTCATATCAGATGACATATAAGCTAGTTATTGtacataagaaaaataatcatgGTAAAGCTTTGATTCAAACGAAGTCCAAATCCTGTGTAAATGATTCCTCTTATTGACatgaataaatttgaaaatatattctgCATCTTACTGCTTGAGAAGGATGGAGCGGTCGTTGATTACAATTTTCTCCTTAACTTTGGATGCCAATCTGAATGAGAGATGTATTTCAGTTGTGgcttaataaacaaatattttcttatcattATAAAGGTTTTAGTAGAATCCCAGGCAGATACAAATATTTGCACACTACTTGAGGCCGGAATTCCATATGTTTTGTGCAAATCCGCTTATGCGCAAAATcgttgtaataaaaaaaaaaaaatttaaatataaatattaaatatattcagGACATTTCTTTTGTCATTCCCTacgatgaaaaaaaatataatataaactgcACTCACAATCTTACAAAAGATAAATGCCAAAAAAACTCCTGTACAAAGAAACTCATGGCTACATCTTAAAACTctcaataaaatatttgctcAGCAATTCCTGCTTTCCACCATCTAATAAATCAACCATATCCTGACATAAACCACCTTAAGCCTCTTTCAAACTTTACTCCTACCACAAACAGTCTTATCCATCCCTCCACTCTCAAGATCAAAGAGCATGCACAAAGTTCTAACTTCGATGCATGCCAACTAAATGCTATAGAAAAGAAGCAATatgctattttttatttaccatCACGCTTTATTCATGAATGGATGCATAAGGGGTACAATAAAAACTAACAATGAGTACTAAATTgtgtataaacaataacatgtcactatgtgattggataattattATCCCTAACATCCTGATTGAAACAAAGTATGATCCTAATTCCTTCTCtcataattgagattttaatatCTGTTCTCATAATGCTGTGATTAAACATGAATCTTCATCTCCAGTCCCATCTACAACCATcctaatgagaaaatatatatgcagCAGATGGCAATGTATGTAAACCCCattatatatcatatgcatatattatttaagtgttCCAAGACCAGGATTCACGAAGAAACTTATTAAGAACATATAGTACTGGCAAAAAAGTGTTTCATAAACTTCAAGGGGCATCTCCCTTTCGATAAAAGCCCTCTCTATGCCCTCGGTGGAGTACTTCAACCTCTGCACGAACAAGAGAAACATACAAAATCAGAACTGAAAAATATAACTCATCTAATTATATCAttgataacaaatttataatttactgTTTTCTAGTCAGGGCTTAGAATTCAGCATAATGTATGTCAATACCAGTAACAAGGCAGGAAAACTTATACTATATAAGCAAGGGTTAATAATACAGACACTGCATTATAcctatataaaaaagaaaaagaaaatcaaatgtGTTTCTCATTCAGTGGCTCCTAATTTCTTTGAAacaattgagaaaaatatttcttttgtaGATGATTTTGCTTGTGTTATGAAGTAAAGGGAGTAAATCGTTATACAACTTATGCAAAGGTGGCAAGATATAAAGTAGTCCTAACGATTAGAGACAGCTTTCCCACAATGAGGGGCACCAAGCAAGTGACGGAGTGAAAGAGAAATATAAAAGGCTGTAAATTTGAAAACAAGGCAGAACTCCAATTATTTTCTGATAGAGGTACAACCAGAGGGTGCGGCCAAGGTCATCATCAAACTTCATTATTGCAATGGTGAGATGAACATTTACCTCAGAACAACTTGAAGGTCATATACACATTATGGAAGACATCAAAGCTTTCTGCCCTCGGACGCAAGAAGACCCATCTGCTTAGTAAGATGATTCATATGCGGAATCTTATCCCATCCATTCTCCTGCCCCAGCTGTGGTTCCCCCTCATTGCTCACGCCAGTTTCCAATGAGCTAGAATTAATCTCATCTGTGTCTCCTGTATGTGGGCTTGCTGTGAAAAATTGTTCCCAAAAGACATCATCAATCCCTGGAAGCTTAGAGATCCCATCTGGCAAAATGTCTTCATCTTGGTCAGGGGAACAAAAACCAGCTTCTACAGGCATTGAACCATCCAAAACTGCAGCAATTGGATCCATATTTTCTGCATTCCCATTTCCGCACAATACAAAATTCACATCAGGGATTCCAATAGTACTTTCAGGCACAATTCCTGGTAATTGAGAGTTAGGCAAAGTTTTGTCTTCCCTATCAATATGGACATTCGTATTTCGGATTTTATCCACCTTGACATGGTCTGCTGCCTTACAAAGGGGACCTTGTATCTCAGACATGGCAGAAGATGGACAATTGACAGGAAATCTTGATTCAGCTGACATATAAGACTGCCCAGAAGTGGGTGGAACCTCAGCAAGTGTCAATCCCGAAATTTGACTAGAGGAGCTCCTACTGTCCAAAGCATTAGCAGAAGCAACATTATCAATCAGGAAAGACCCAAGGTTGCTCACGGATGGTTCATGCCTAGAAGATGCATTCATCTTTGAGATCTGGTGCAGCATGGCTTTAGCTGCCTCATTCATTGAAGGCtggaatttgataatttgtcCATTAGCCGCATTATATGCACCAGCCACATTTTCTTCATCCTGTCTAGGCAGCCTCCTCTTTTTGTTGCCACCAGAAATGCACCTGTTGCTGTCATTCTGCTGTTGTACAAGCTGGCTTAAGAAGCCTGGATTGTGCATGGCCTTTGCAAGAAAAGACATCATTTGTTGCTGACGCTGCTCCATCACCTCCACACGCTGCCCCACAGTTTGCAATTGACGATCTGTGGCCTGCTGCTGCTGCCTCAACCTAACAAGTTCCTGCATGAGAACATTCTTGTCCCGCTTAAGGATTTCAACCTCTTCCTGAAGCCCATATTTCCCCACTTCAACACATGCCCCAGCTGTGGAGCTCTGAAGTTGAGCTGGTTGTTGACTATGACCTTGAGCTGATTTTCGCCGACTAATATTCTTCAATAGATGCTTCTGGCCTCTTAAAAAGCCTTCATTTGCAAATTCATACCGATCTGGGTCAACCTTCCTAAAACCCTAATTAACCAAATCatgaaataaggaaaaaaaaaaaccttattcAGTCAATAGTgaagttatgaaaaatatttacccaaaaaaaaaagacactaTTGACAACACATTTTAATGATTCACAAGTTTTTGTTTCCCTTTATTCAGTTTGCTTTGTGTGGTCAAACCTCAACATATACCTTGAACCAACTAGAGATTAAATCACAAGCATATATCTAAACCTGCAGATAGCAAACGCCATAGTGACTCAAGTACATTTCAagcaaatgaaacaaaaaacaGTGGAAGAGAAAAGGGTCAGAAACGCCTATCACATCATTTAGCATTGACAATCATTACCTTGCTATTGGCAAGACTAAAACTCAAATATGCAAGCCATGCAGCTGCTTGAATAATGTTAGATGAATGAACAGCTAATATTCGTCAACTGACGAGCATTTTCAGATGTACACAGCAAGAGAAAGTATGAAAAGACGGATCCCTTTCAAGCGACCCAAGCTTTGCAAGATCATGTGAGGGAAAGTGTTAATGTGCCTGCAGATTTTGTGACTGTTTCTTAGTAAGcataaaatatctaatataaGGTGCATTATTTTGCGATGCAATCTCCTTTGCCCTTCATGTGATATAATAAGACAATGTGAGCACAAACTAATCTGCAAATAAATTCTCAATAACAGTAATAACTGAATGTGTTTCTACGATCTTTACTTTTTTATAcagtaaatgaaaaaaaaaaaaagcaacaaacaatcttttattatgattaatCTTCTCCATATCAGAGTGGGCAGTAAAACTCTCATAGACTGgtgcaaaacaaaacaaaaattaaattaacaaatccataaaacaaaacaattgcATGTCTAAAAaacataactttaaaaaaaaaggcatgtCAAATGagaattaaattaacaaaaaaagacTTGAAAGCAATTAGTATGTGTAACAAACAAGCATGAAAAATAAGAGAGGCAACAAGCAACAATtcacattaaaattatttgatgaaaatggCATTGATGGACAGCCTCACCCAATAGAGAATAATGTCCTCCATAAAATCCCAGAGCAAAAGTCATGAATCTTACAACATTAAAGAGGCTTTTTTGGTATAAGACTAAGTGCCCTTAGTAGCTTTCAGAATATCTCTACATTGCCATCTTGTTTTAAGAAAGTTATCAATTCAGACCTATTTGGttccttattattttttaattaattatagagtGCCACAGAGTCTGTTAATTACATAGGAATTTAATTTGGCTTTACATAGATTAATGTACACTTTTTCCCATGTAAATTCCTTATTCTCACAAACTGTAGGAGCTCTAGTAATAATTGGATGGGCAATATACAATCCTATTAATATTTCCAATGAAAGATTTAGCACACTAAGGCTCTTAGAGAGTGATTTTTCAAACAGCTTTTCTTCTCTGATCTTTTCCTTCCCAAAATTCAAAACTTACGTTGTTTGAAATACCTATTGTTACTACTGCCATCCATTCATCTTTTACAACTAGATATTTCACGTTAAAGTATTCAAAATCCAACAAATCCTAAAGATATGTGTTTGcacatcaaaataaaaaaaccatagTTTCCGAATATTCCCAAATTTGaatcattcaaaaataattaCCACATCAAAGTGCTAATTTCAATGATATAGACTTCCCGGGGCAAGCACAAAAATATTCACACACAACTCATACTGGATTCAAATGCATAATCTTAGCAATACAACAGTTCAGGAGGCAAGTACAAAGTTTGCAATCAGCAAAAAAATCAAGGTAAGGGATTGTTGATATCTATTCaccaaatatatgtataaaagagtTGAACACACTCCATTTCCTTTCAAAGAATTTATTGCCCACTGTAACTAGACAGCATATGAATCTTCTAAAGAGGagacaaagaaagagagaaatcgAGCAGGAAAGAGAAGGGAAGAATAGATAAAGAgaatcaaataatgtataagAATTCTGAATATTATGGGAATTCAGAATACAATATCCCCAGTACTCACTTATGAAAGTTTCCATGGACACAAACAAATATAAGATTACAAGGAAAATCAGAATAATAATATGTGGTATTTGGAAATAATTAGGCGCAAAATAAAACAGGAGTTAAAACAAGAATTTCGATGAGACATCTTAATGCTCCTTCCAGGACCCTACTTTGGTAACATCCAAACTAACCAATCTTATTTATGTATCACTAAGGACAACTGAAATACAAACTGAAACTTGAGTCATGATAATGGTATTCTACAAGAATAGATAGCAATGAGCAATACTGAATAATCTAGCTGCATAATTGATGAACAGAAACAAATAACTTTGGAAAAGCTCACAATTTAGTccttaagataaattataacaTTCAAATTTATCAGCTCCATATGAAGCaaagaaatgaaaatcaaaCTCATATGATGATGATCGccactaaaaaagaaaaagcctcCTTACTTGAAAATCAAACTCATAAGAAGATCCCGTCACTTGACCTGATAAGCCGATTCCAATACAGATCACATACTTACAGGACAAACTCTTAATCCAATTAATACCTCAACAAGTTCTCAATTCTATAAACCCTTTCTTGCTagatttcattataattaattcaaacttcaaGACAGTAACattgaaatatatttaacatCAATTTCAATTCTATCCCAAACACAAATTTCATTCCCAAAATCAATTCAAAGAATCACCAAAcctaatcaaataaataaaaataacgaATAAGAGGAGCGATACCTACATAAGTATTAAGCTGGCGGACGAAGCTGGAGAAGTTACTGTGTTTGAAATACTTCGGCAAGAGGTCCCTCGAAAACTCGGCGACTTTCCAGACAATAAAACTGTTACTACCACAACTCCAGGAAATGATGTCGTTTGTGGAGGAGTCTTCCACCAGGTCGTAGATTTTGCTAAGAAATGGCGGCAGCGAATTCCCACTTGACATGGGGTCCATTCTTGAGTGATCACAGACTAATTGATTTGAGTTGTTTGCAATTTGTGCGTATTTAAATAAGGGAAAGAACTTAAGAAAAAAGGGGAGATGGTGAGGGGGTTTTTAGATTGGCCATTTTACCCACCCAAGGGTTAGTGCAAAGACCATGAATACCTGcaagatttcaaaaactcaaatactcacccaaTGTGTGGTCTATTTTCATATActcaaaaattttctattagggttaagaaaaaaatcattattttatcagtaatattaaaataaataaaattatattttatttcctctcttggtttgaaaaactaacaatttttctcaaaattaaattttataaagtgatatttttctcttagaGTTTCAAATTTCTTAAGCAAACTACAACTACTCTCTCTCCCTCCAACACCTTCTCTTTGTTTGAAGCCCTTTCCCTTCGACCGGTGATAATCCAAATAAAGCCCTTTATCTGGATGACAAAAGCGTTCTCTAGACGAAGGGTTTCATTTGGATGACGTCTTTATTGTCCAAACGAAAGGTTTTGTTTGGATTCTTTGAATCTAGACATCACCGGTTAGAGGGATAAGGCTTCAGAAGAAAAGAAGATGCCGAAGGGAGAGCTATCATTGGGAGGAAGATAGAGTAGTTGTCATTCGTCATAAAATTActagaaaaaattgaaaccctaagggagaaaatgtcacttttcaaaatttaattttgagagaaattattagttttcccAACTAAGGGGggaatgagatataattttagttat belongs to Mangifera indica cultivar Alphonso chromosome 2, CATAS_Mindica_2.1, whole genome shotgun sequence and includes:
- the LOC123206609 gene encoding heat stress transcription factor A-1e, which produces MDPMSSGNSLPPFLSKIYDLVEDSSTNDIISWSCGSNSFIVWKVAEFSRDLLPKYFKHSNFSSFVRQLNTYGFRKVDPDRYEFANEGFLRGQKHLLKNISRRKSAQGHSQQPAQLQSSTAGACVEVGKYGLQEEVEILKRDKNVLMQELVRLRQQQQATDRQLQTVGQRVEVMEQRQQQMMSFLAKAMHNPGFLSQLVQQQNDSNRCISGGNKKRRLPRQDEENVAGAYNAANGQIIKFQPSMNEAAKAMLHQISKMNASSRHEPSVSNLGSFLIDNVASANALDSRSSSSQISGLTLAEVPPTSGQSYMSAESRFPVNCPSSAMSEIQGPLCKAADHVKVDKIRNTNVHIDREDKTLPNSQLPGIVPESTIGIPDVNFVLCGNGNAENMDPIAAVLDGSMPVEAGFCSPDQDEDILPDGISKLPGIDDVFWEQFFTASPHTGDTDEINSSSLETGVSNEGEPQLGQENGWDKIPHMNHLTKQMGLLASEGRKL